CTCGCCACTAAAACACTATGGTGTTGGCAAAGGCCACAAAGTGGGTGTGATTGGCATGGGTGGTCTTGGCCATATGGGCGTGAAATTGGCGAAAGCACTGGGTGCGGAAGTGACGGTCTTTACTCGCTCGGATGCCAAGGTAGAAGAAGCTAAGCGCAATGGTGCGGATCACGTAGTGGTGTCTAGTGATCAAGCGCAGATGGATGCTGTCGCAGAAACGTTCGATTTCATGCTGGATACCGTCCCAGTTCAGCACGATTTAAATCCTTACCTTACCTCTTTGAAATACGACGGCACGCATATTATTGTCGGCCTGCTAGAACCGATTGAACCTGCTATTGAAGCTTTCAATTTAGTGTTTAAGCGTCGCGTGGTAGCTGGCTCGCTGATTGGTGGTATCGCTGAAACGGAAGAGCTGCTTAAACTTTGTGCAGAGCAGAACATCACTTGCGATATTGAGATGTTAGACATTAACAACATCAACGAGGGCCTTGAACGTATGGAAAAAGGTGACGTGCGCTATCGTTTTGTCATTGATATGGCAACGCTGAAAGATTCAGCTGCGTAACGACTTTCAAAAGCTAATGCCAGCTAGCCTAGCGCCATAAACGCAACCCCACCGTTGACTAACGGTGGGGTTCTCGCACTGCTGCTATTGAGTGTCGAGGCTGTTACAGGTGGGCAGAGACTCGCAGTCTGACATAGTCGGCTGTCCAGTTCCCTTGTCCATCACTTAGGCTGTGGGAGAGCAGGTTAATCGTATTATCAATAATGGCTACTTGCAGGTCTTCATCTAACCCGTGCAAAAACGGGCTTGCAAAGGTTTCGAGCCAGCCAGCGATACCGGTGGGTAGCGGTGTGGGTCGAGGTATTAACTCGATAGAATCGACATGAAAGCCCGCTGTTTGAAGCAAGTTTGTGTACTCTTCCGGGGTGGGGAAGTACCAAGGATGACGACCTCGTGAGCTAATGCCACGAAACTGCAGCGAGGCAATAAGCGCTGTACAAATGGCAGCTACGTTGCCATGTCCACCAAACTCTGCAACAAAACGCCCACCGGGTTTTAGCGCGCGTTTTACGCCGGCCAGTACCGTTTGTGGATCCAGCATCCAGTGCAACGCCGCGTTGCTGAAGACGGCATCGAACTCTTGGTCAAAGGGCAACTGATGCCCATCAATAACCCTAGCAGTTACCCCGCGCTGTTGGGCGGCGGCGACCATCTCAGCGGAAGCATCGACACCCAGCACATCGGCACCTAATTGAATGATGCGTTCGGTGAGTGCACCATCACCACATCCAAGATCCAATATACGCTGGCCAGGCTGTGGCGCTAAAAGCTTCATTACATCGCTTCCCAACGTGGGAACGAAATTCGCGTGTTCCGCATAGTGGCTGGCATTCCATTCCTGCCCTGGCGGAGTGTGAGGGGCGTTAGACATATCGGCTTCCTAGCGGCGTTATTTATCTTAGGGGTGACCCAATGGCTTCTTTTAGTATAGCTTGCTATCAATAGCATGCGTTAAACCTGAATTGAGGAGCAAAAGCATTGAGCCGCCAAATAGGCGGGGGCAATTTAGTATTAATATCCGTTATATTAAGCATTAAGAGGCTAGATGAAATGAATGATGTTATCAAACTGCTTCAATCCCACCGTTCTATACGCAAGTTTACCGATCAGGAAATTCCGCGTGGGCTGCTGTTAGAGTTCATCAAAGCGGGCCAAGCCGCAGCGACATCGAGCCATGTGCAGGCCTACACTATTATTAATGTCAAAAACTCAGCTAACCGCGAAAAAATTGCTGAATACGCCGGTGGCCAGGGGTATGTCGCAAGTAGTGCGGTATTTTTAGTTTTTTGTGCGGACATGAAGCGCCCCACAGAGGCTTCCGAGCGGACAGGCGCCAACGTTGAACGAGGCATGACCGAACAGCTGTTGGTCGCCACCGTTGATACTGCCCTGATGGCACAAAACGTTGCAGTGGCCGCCGAATCTGAAGGGCTTGGGATTTGTTATATCGGTGGTATCCGCAACAATCCTCAAGCGGTCAGCGAACTTTTGCACTTGCCCGACCATGTTTATCCGGTGTTTGGTATGTGCCTTGGCTATCCGGCTCATGATCCTGAGGTTAAACCGCGCTTATCGGTGGAGGCTATTCTCAAGGAAGATACTTACCGTGAAGATACTGATCACGTCGAGGCTTTTGACAGCACTATGCAGGCGTACTACCAAACACGCAGTACTGGCAACAAAACGACTGACTGGTCACATAACCTGACGCCGCTCTTCGATTCAAAACTGCGTCCTCACATGCGTGACTTTTTAGTTAAGCGTGGCTTTGAAATGAAGTAACAAACGAACCGAGTATGAAAAGAAGCTGAGGCGATCGTTACCGTGTGGCAAGGCGTTTAAAAGGACAGCTTTCTTGCGCTGCACGCTTACCGTGTTCATCTATACTGGTTGCATACCAAGAGTAGAGCCGATAACAATAAAAGGAGCTATTGATGAACCTTCAGCGCGCTTATTACCTGCTAGCGGCTTTTTACAGCCTGCTTCCACTTATCGGGCTAGTGGCTATTTTCTCAGGCGGGGGTACGCCGTTTGCGGTGGCTCACCTCGCGCTGGGAACGCTCGCCGTGGTAGGGCTATGGGGCTACATACTGAAACGTGGGTTTATGAACCCCCGTATGTGGCAACCTCTAGCCGTGGTACTGGCAGTCATGGCAGTAGGGCAGTTGCTAGTGGTCTTCACCATGCCGGTTTCCAGCGTTGCGCTTACCTGGATGCTAACAAGCAGTATCTTCTCGGTGATGCTAATCATAGTGCTGTTTCACTACGGCAAGCGTGATCAGCCTCTGTGGGCAACGCCTGTAGAAGCAGACGCTGCAAAGCAGCTTACCAAATTGCTTGATAGCGCTTCGCCCTTATCTGCTGTTCATTGTGAAGGTGAGCAAGAAAATAGCGTTAATGTCGCTAAAATAGGCAGTCAATATCATGCCAAAGTGACACGGCGCGGTAAAAATGGGCAAGAGACATTTGAACGCCGCTTTCAGCACCCTGAAACGCTGGTGTTTTTCTTAGAAAAATTCGCCAGCGTTTCAGTTCAGGATTTTAGACAAACGGCGCTTTCTTAAATGGTCGAACGAGCCAGGTTTAAAAAACGCGTTAATAGATAAATGTGTGAGCGATCTGAGGCTTTAATGTTGTTACGATATGTTCGTATAACGGGATCAGGCGCTCGCTCATCTCTTTTTTCGCCACATGATAGTCAATGTAATAAGCATGTCGAGTGCCGTGATACACAATCGGTTCGCTCACTTTGGTAAACTTAAAACCTGATATCGCTAATAAGCGGGGAAGGCGAGGCTCCATCATTGCAAAAACGTGACGGCGGTTAGTTAAGCCAACAATAGAGTAGGTGCATAAAAAAAGTCCCAATGCGACGAGTGAAAATGTCTTTGCCTCATCTTGCGAAAATAAAACGATTTCTTCACCCGCTGCTTCTTCTGGAGTGTGGGATTTTCGCGTTCTGAAGTTTTTAGAAATAGCTAATCTCGATACTTCACACGTCTCTAGCGTCGGTAGCTTAAACGGCGTTAATGTGGGATGGTTAAGTAACAGCTCCCCTTTGTTTTGAACAGGTAAATGATCGGGTGGGCTAGCGTTGCCGCTTAAGGGCATGACTAATCGAACGCAGCCTGCAAGAATGCCGCTACGTTTGTGCTCTATAAGGCAATGAACTGAGTAATCGTCGTACTCATCGGACTCGTATAAACGTGCCTCATCTTCACGCATTTCGTAGTGGAATTCTTTTAAAAAAACATCATGTCGCAGTCGAAAGGCGCGTTGCTTTTGGTCATGGGTGTTAGCAATAAAAAAATGATATTCATCGATAAATTTATCAATCATCTCCTTATGATTACTTTTATCGTCAAACTCTCTCCCTTGGGTGGTTTTCTCAGCTAGCATCAGTTGCTTCCTTTTGAGTGCCGCTGCTTACTATAGTCGAATTTTTTCAGGTTTCCCCAGGTGATAGCCCTGTCCATACTGAATGCCATATGAAAGAAGAACAGGTATCAGTGCTTCTTGATCGACAAATTCAGCAATAGTTTGCTTCCCGAAGCCTCTTGCGATATCGGCAATTGCTTTGACAAGCGTGTGGCTATCTGTATCGATAAGTAAGCTGCGAATAAAAGAGCCATCGATTTTAATATAGTCCACAGGGAGCTGACTTAGATAGTGAAAACTGCTAAATCCAATTCCAAAGTCATCTAGCGCCGTTCGGCAGCCTAAGTCTCTTACGGTTTGTAGCACGTTG
This genomic window from Halomonas sp. TD01 contains:
- a CDS encoding NAD(P)-dependent alcohol dehydrogenase, with amino-acid sequence MSQAKSYAAFSADKPLAPFTFDRREPRPDDVAIEILYCGVCHSDLHFARNDWGMSQYPLVPGHEIVGRVTAVGGEVTRFKAGDLVGVGCMVDSCRTCSACKNGVEQYCLEGFTMTYGSPDRQDGALTQGGYSDAIVVSEHFVLQMPEGIDLASAAPILCAGVTTYSPLKHYGVGKGHKVGVIGMGGLGHMGVKLAKALGAEVTVFTRSDAKVEEAKRNGADHVVVSSDQAQMDAVAETFDFMLDTVPVQHDLNPYLTSLKYDGTHIIVGLLEPIEPAIEAFNLVFKRRVVAGSLIGGIAETEELLKLCAEQNITCDIEMLDINNINEGLERMEKGDVRYRFVIDMATLKDSAA
- a CDS encoding class I SAM-dependent methyltransferase gives rise to the protein MSNAPHTPPGQEWNASHYAEHANFVPTLGSDVMKLLAPQPGQRILDLGCGDGALTERIIQLGADVLGVDASAEMVAAAQQRGVTARVIDGHQLPFDQEFDAVFSNAALHWMLDPQTVLAGVKRALKPGGRFVAEFGGHGNVAAICTALIASLQFRGISSRGRHPWYFPTPEEYTNLLQTAGFHVDSIELIPRPTPLPTGIAGWLETFASPFLHGLDEDLQVAIIDNTINLLSHSLSDGQGNWTADYVRLRVSAHL
- the nfsA gene encoding oxygen-insensitive NADPH nitroreductase produces the protein MNDVIKLLQSHRSIRKFTDQEIPRGLLLEFIKAGQAAATSSHVQAYTIINVKNSANREKIAEYAGGQGYVASSAVFLVFCADMKRPTEASERTGANVERGMTEQLLVATVDTALMAQNVAVAAESEGLGICYIGGIRNNPQAVSELLHLPDHVYPVFGMCLGYPAHDPEVKPRLSVEAILKEDTYREDTDHVEAFDSTMQAYYQTRSTGNKTTDWSHNLTPLFDSKLRPHMRDFLVKRGFEMK
- a CDS encoding PEP-CTERM/exosortase system-associated acyltransferase, which codes for MLAEKTTQGREFDDKSNHKEMIDKFIDEYHFFIANTHDQKQRAFRLRHDVFLKEFHYEMREDEARLYESDEYDDYSVHCLIEHKRSGILAGCVRLVMPLSGNASPPDHLPVQNKGELLLNHPTLTPFKLPTLETCEVSRLAISKNFRTRKSHTPEEAAGEEIVLFSQDEAKTFSLVALGLFLCTYSIVGLTNRRHVFAMMEPRLPRLLAISGFKFTKVSEPIVYHGTRHAYYIDYHVAKKEMSERLIPLYEHIVTTLKPQIAHTFIY